In Poecile atricapillus isolate bPoeAtr1 chromosome 37, bPoeAtr1.hap1, whole genome shotgun sequence, the genomic stretch ggcaaactgggagcactgggaacccccccagaaccccaccAGGACCCCTGGGAGAGctttgggacccccccaaaagcTTCTGGACCCCCCCAGAAGCCCCCAGGACGAGCTTTcagacccccccagaaccccctcaaaacccccccgagagctctgggacccccccaaacccccaccccccgagccccccactCACATCCTGGGCCCGGCCCAGcgcctgcagcagccccgggggtcccgggggagtcccgggggggtcccgggggcgCTCCCGGGGGAATTCCCGGTGCTCCCGGGGCCGCACCCGCAGCCGCCGCCCCCCCAGCAGGTGCCGGGGCTCCTGCAGCGCCCGCAGCCGCCCCGCGGCGTCACCCAGCTCCACGATGGCAAACGCGccctgcggggacacggggacagcgctGGCGTGATACTGAGTGACACCGGGGTGACATCGGGGTGACACAGGAGTGACACCACAGTGACACCAGAGTGACTCTGAGTGACACCGGAGTGACACCGGAGTGACACCGGAGTGACACCGGAGTGACACTGAGTGACACCGGAGTGACACCACAGTGACACCAGAGTGACACCGGAGTGACACCGGAGTGACAGTGGAATGACACTGAGTGACACCGGAGTGACACCGGAGTGACACCGGAGTGACACCGgagtgacacaggggtgacaccgGGGTGACACCGGAGTGACACTGTCGTGACACTGGAGTGACACCGgagtgacacaggggtgacaccgGAGTGACACCGGAGTGACACCGgagtgacacaggggtgacaacAGAGTGACACTGGAGTGACACCGGAGTGACACTGAAGTGACACTGTCGTGACTATCGCCCACAGGAGGGGTGGAGGAAGTGCTGACGGGACACCCAGGGCCACCAAATCCCCTCCCGGGCCACCAAATCCCCTCCAGGGCCACCAgatctcccccctccccccccccgcttTTTCCTTCCCTATCGCGACAATCGCGACACCCCCAAAGCACCCCCGAGGACTCCCAgcacccctcccccaccccgacTATCGCGACAGTCGCGACACCCCCCGagctgctgcccctcccccaccccgacTATCGCGACAATACCGACACCCCCGagctgccgcccctcccccaccccgacTATCGCGACAGTCGCGACATCCCCGagctgccgcccctcccccccgcaCCTTCTCCTTGTCCATCACGACTGTCGCGACATCCCCGAAGGCGCGGAAGTGGCGCCGCAGCCGCGCGGGGTCGGTGCCCCGGGGGAAGCCGCTGACGAAGAGGCTCCGCTGCTCCTGCGAGAGCCGCTCGGAACGGAGACACCGGAGCCGCCGGTGCCGCTTCCCCGCCAGGTGCGACTGCAGGCTGGGGACTGCGGGAACGGGAAACGGGTCACCGGAACCGGGAaccgggaaccgggaatgggaaccgggaatgggaaccgGGAACCGCCAGGTGAGACTGCAGGCTGGGGACTGCGGGaccgggaaccgggaatgggaacgggaaccggaaccgggaatgggaaccgggaacgggaatgggaatgggaaccgggaatgggaaccgggaatgggaaccgGGAACCGCCAGGTGAGACTGCAGGCTGGGGACTGCGGGACCGGGAAACGGGAATGGCAAcgggaaccgggaatgggaaccgGGAACCggggaccgggaatgggaaccgGGAACGGGTGCCAGAGTCCCCCCGGTCCCGTTAACCGAGGTGCCAGAGCCCCCCCGGTCCCGTTAACCGAGGTGCCAGAGCCCCCCCGGTCCCGTTAACCGCGGTGCCAGAGTTCCCCCGGTCCCGTTAACCGCGGTGCCAGAGTTCCCCCGGTCCCGTTAACCGGGGTGCCAGAGTTCCCCCGGTCCCGTTAACCGGGGTGCCAGAGTTCCCCCGGTCCCGTTAACCGGGGTGCCAGAGTTCCCCCGCTGCCGGGAATTGGGGTAGTGGAGACTCCCCGGGCCCGGTAAAACGGCGTCTGGGAGCGCTCCCGGACACGGGAACCGGGGAATCACCGGAGCCGCCCGGGGTCCTCGAGCCCCCCGGTCCCGTTAACCGGGACCTCAGAGCCACCCCCGGTCCCGTTAACCgggacctcagagccccccccCCCGGTCCCGTTAACCgggacctcagagcccccccTGGTCCCGGGAATTGGGGTCCCGGAGCCCCCGGTCCCTCACTCACGGTTTGCCACGGTGATCTGGCACAGTCGGCAGCGGAAGCCGCCCCGGTGCAGCGGCTCCACGTCGGGGTCGGCTGCCGGGTCAGTTCCCGGCACCGGGCCCGTGGCGGGGTCGGGCTCAGGGCCCGGGGCCGGCCCCGGTTCCATGGCGAGCCCCGGTTCCCGCGCGCCGTCCCTCAGCCACTTCCGCCGGAAGCGGTCCGTCCCTTCCCGCTCCCCCCCGCGCGATCCGCCCCTCACGGTTCCCCCCGGAAACGCGCCCCGTTACAAACATTCCGCCCGCAGCCCCCCCCCCGGTATCCCCGTTTTCCTCCCGTTTTTCCTCCGTTTTCGTGGCTCCCGATGAAGAAAAAACTCATCGCGTTTATTTCCTGTCGCTACAGAACCGGGACAGCCCGAGATACAAAACCGGGGGCGTCGCTCCACGTACAAAAGGGGCCcgcgggggggggaggggggtttgggggggggtttggggggcagaAAGGACAGCGGGGGGAGGGGCACCGGacccccccccaaccccccccgcGAGATTTTtctatggaaataaaaaaaatacaaaagggGCCGGGCGGGGGTGATGGGGGTCAGTCCTCGAGCACGATGGGCTCCGAGGTGCTGGCGGGGTgagggggggcggggggcgccAGGGCCCCCCCCGGGCGCAGGGGGAGCCCCGGTTTCACCTTCAGGGGGAGGTTGGGGCGCCGGGCGGCGCGGCGGAGCTCCAGGTGCGTCAGCGCCTTCCGCAGCGCCCTGGGGAAAGGGGGGGACGGATGGGAGGGGTCACCCCCAAAATTCGGTGAGATTCTTCCTCCCCCTCCGCGTGTGACCGATAATTCCTGTGTGATTCTcatcccaaaactcccccaatTCCCCTCACTGGGTGTCCTTGGTGGCCACGAACACCCCCAGAACCCTCCCAGATGCACCCAGGATGTCCCAAACCCCCTCGGGAtccccctaaacccccccagGGGCCCCCTAAaccccctcagaacccccctaaaccccctcaggacccccccaaaccccctcaggacccccctaaaccccctcaggacccccccaaaccccctcaggacccccctaaaccccctcaggaccccccaaacccccttggGATCCCCCTAAActccctcaggaccccccaaaccccctcgggacccccctaaaccccctcgggacccccctAAACCCCCTCGGGAGCCCCctaaatcccctcaggaccccctaaaccccctcaggaccccccaaaccccctcgggAGCCCCCTAAACCCCTTCAGGACCCCCTCAAGCCCATTCAGGATCCCCTCAAACCCATTCAGGACTCCTCAAACCCCCTCAGGATGCCGCagaccccctcaggacccccctaAACCCCCTCAGGGCTCACCAAaccccctcgggacccccctAAACTCCTTCAggaccccctcaaaccccccaggaccccctcagGCCCATTCAGGGCTCctcaaaccccctcaggacTCACCAAACCCCCTCATGACCCCCCTAAAGCCCTTCAAGACCCCCTTAAGCCCATTCAGGACTctccaaatcccctcaggacccccctaAACTCCTTCAGGACCCCCTcaagccccccaggaccccccaaaaccccctcagaaCCCCGTCAAACCCCCTCGGGAGGGCCCGGGCCCGCCGTACCGGGTGTCCTTGGTGGCCACGAACACCACGGGGTTGGGGGCGTCCGCCGGGTTCAGTTTCTGCCGTTTGCTGCCgggggggggcgcggggcgcAGCgcggccgccagggggcgcccgTTGGCCGAGAACGGCAGCGCCGCCGTTCCGACCTGCGCGGGAACGTCAGCCCCGCCCCCCCGGCCAATCACAGCGCGCCGCGCGCGCCCGCCGGCCAATCGCGGCTCACCCCCCGACCAATCACAGCCCGCCCTGAGCTGCCACTCAACTGTAACCCCGCCTTAATCCCCACAGCGCAACTGTCAATCAAATGCAATCCCCGCCCATAAACCCTCCCCACATTTAACTCCAAGGCCACACCCACTGTCAATCATCCCAAGCCACACCCCCACATTCTACCCCTGTCAATCATCCCAAGCCACACACCCACATTCTGCTCCTGTCAATCATCCCAAGCCACACCCCCACATTCTACCCATCAATCATCCCAAGCCACACCCTCATTATACCCCTGTCAATCATCCCAAGCCACACCCCCACATTTCTACCCGTCAATCATCCCAAGCCACACCCCCCATAATTTACACCTGTTAATCATCCAAAGCCACACCCCCACATTCTACACCTGTCAATCATCCCAAAGCTCCACCCCCAGGTTAGGCTCCCTGTCAATCACCCTCAGTTCCACCCTGTCAATCACCCCATGTCCACGTCAATCACCCCATGCCCCTGTCAATCACCCTCAGTTCCACCCTGTCAATCACCCCATGTCCACGTCAATCACCCCATGCCCCTGTCAATCACCCTCAGTTCCACCCTGTCAATCACCTCATGCCCCTGTCAATCACCCTGTTCCCCTGTCAATCACCCTCAGTTCCACCCTGTCAATCACCCATACCCCTGTCAATCACCCGTACCCTCATGCGGGGGGGCCGGTGGCCATCGCCGCCCCCCTCGTAGCCCCTCTTTCCTCCCAGCCCCGCCAGCCCCCGGCTCTGGCTCAGCTGGTTCCGGTTGATCGGGGTCTTGGTGCCTCGAGGGGTCTTCGGCTTCAGGGGGGCTTGAGCcgctggggagggggggaggggaggctcaggggtgtcccccaattcccaaaatccagccctgagcccccctcatccaccctggggtcacccctGTTTGTGCACCCCCCACCCCTGGGACCACCCCCAACAGCCTCGTGTCACCCCCAGACTCACCTGAACCCCCTTTCCTGTATccccaacaccccaaaatcccccccagaccccccaaaatcccccccaggccCCCTCACCCAGCTCCTTGACGATGGCGGCGAGGGGCAGCCGGGTCAGAGGGTGAATCTTCAGGGGGGCCTTGGCGGCCTTGGGCAGCCGGATggagcctggggagggggacacagggTCAGGGGGGGgtcccacagcacccacacGACACTGGGGGAGGGTCCAGacaccccccaggaccccctgaGGGGGTGCCAGACCCCCCATTCCTCCTCTCAGCCACAGAACTCACACTCGGCCTTGATGGCGTTGGGGTTGATGAggatcccaaaccccattttccccccatttcccccccattttttccccattttccccccacaCCCCTCTCACACTCAGCCTTGATGGCGTTGGGGTTGATGAggatcccaaaccccattttccccccattttttccccatttttcccccaaatccctctcacACTCAGCCTTGATgaggaccccaaaccccattttttcccattttccccccacaCCCCTCTCACACTCAGCCTTGATGGCATTCATGGAGGCACAGGGATCCCACAGATCCCTCAAACCCCTTGATgaggaccccaaaccccatttttccccatttttcccccccaaacccctctcaCACTCAGCCTTGATGGCGTTGGCGTtgatcccaaaccccatttttcccccatttcccccatttttctcccatttccccccatttttcccccacacCCCTCTCACACTCAGCCTTGATGGCGTTGATGttgatcccatttttcccattttttccccatttccccccattttccccccaaacctctCTCACACTCAGCCTTGATGGTGTTGGCAttgatcccatttttcccatttttcccccatttttccccccacacCCTCTCACACTCGGCCTTGATgaggaccccaaaccccattttccccattttccccatttttcccccaattccccccatttttccccccacacCCCTCTCACACTCAGCCTTGATGGCGTTGGCGTTGATGTtgatcccaaaccccatttttccccattttcccccattttcccccccacaCCCCTCTCACACTCGGCCTTGATGGCGTTGGCGTTGATGGGTGCGTAGGGCCGGCGCGCGGCGCGGCGCGGCTGCAGAACGTCGCGGCACAGGCGGCGCGAGAGCCGCGTCAGCCGCGTGGTTTGCAGCAGGAACGTCTGACGGTTCTTGGCCAGCAGCTTGGCCCGGCTGGCGCTCGTCGTGTACGGGACAGCGACTGCGCCTCGGGACGGGACAGGTGACCCCGGGAGTGAGGCTCCTGGGAAATTCAGGGGGGTTAGAAAGGGTTggacaaaccccaaaatcccacctaaAACACCCCTGTGGGTGTAGGGGGACaggtgaccctggcacaggggctcCTGTGGATTTATAGGGGGTTAAAAAGTGTTGgacaaaccccaaatccccctaaaaCACCCCAGGGTGGGTGtacagggacaggtgaccccgGGAGTGCGGctcctgggaatttttgggggggttagAAAAGGTTGgacaaaccccaaatcccacctagAACACCCCAGGGTGGGTGtacagggacaggtgaccccaggagTGCGGCTCCTGTGGATTTATAGGGGGTTAAAAAGGGTTGgacaaaccccaaatcccccctaaaaCACCCCAGGGTGGGTGTGggggggacaggtgaccccGGGACAGGGGTTCCTGCAGAATTCAGGGGGTCCCAGAAGACATTCAGGGGTTCTTAgaagggtctgggggctctAACAGGACTTGGAGAGGCTCTAAAGGGGGTTCAGGGGACTCtaagagggatttggggggctccaagaggggtctggggtctctaAAGGGGACTCAGAGGActctgagggggatttggggggctccaATAAGGGTTTGGGGTCTCTAAAGGGGGTTCAGGGGACTctgaggagatttgggggggctctAAGGTGGATTTGTGGGGCTCCAAAAGGAGTCTGGGGTGTTCCAACAGAACTCAGGTGTCCCtaggtggaatttgggggtcccaggaggttctgggggtccctCAGAGGGTTTGTGGGTCTGGGGCTCACCGAGGCGCTGCGGGTCACCCCCTCCAGCTGGGTGGGGGTCTTGAGCCCCCCGTATTTCTTCCAGTAGATCCAGCAGGAGGCGCAGAGGCGGCACTGCATGTTGGGGGGGCCCCAGGCGTAccactggggggactgggacgCTGTGGGGGGCAACTGGGGTtactgggggcaactgggagttactggggggaactgggacactctgggggGACCCAGGTACCCTCACAGGATCCCCCACACCAAACCCCAGGATctgaaacccccccaaaactcctctCAAATGCCAGGAAAGCCCCAAATTCCTGTTCCCCaaaccccagagaccccccatGACCCCCACacaccccccaggacccccaagcccccccaggaaccccccaaacctcccaggGACCCCTCTAAGCCCCCAcgaccccccaagcccccccagtCCCCACTGACTGTGGCAGCTCTCGCAGCTCAGCCCCTTCTGGAAGCCGGCCCCGTTGACGCCGGGTTTGGAGCCCACCGAGATGATCTggttggggttgggtttggtgcTGTGGgaaagggggggagggggtcaggggattttggggggtcccagaggggtcTCCTGTGCCCCCCCCAGGCCCGGCAGggggtccccagagccccccactCACTAGGTGGGGATGTAGACTTGCTTCAGCTTGCTGTCGGCCTCGGCTGCCTTCAGCCTCTTCTGCGAGCAGGGAGGGGGTCACAGGGGGCActgagccccccaaaaaccccccacatcagccccccaaacctccagagtcccccaaacccccataataaccccccaaaacccattccagccccccaaaccccataataaccccccaaaacccatt encodes the following:
- the MTA2 gene encoding LOW QUALITY PROTEIN: metastasis-associated protein MTA2 (The sequence of the model RefSeq protein was modified relative to this genomic sequence to represent the inferred CDS: inserted 2 bases in 2 codons; substituted 1 base at 1 genomic stop codon), whose translation is MAANMYRVGDYVYFENSSSNPYLVRRIEELNKTANGNVEAKVVCLFRRRDISSSLNSLADSNAREFEEESKQPPMTEQQRHQLKHRELFLSRQFESLPATHIRGKCSVTLLNETDILGQYLEKEDCFFYSLVFDPVQKTLLADQGEIRVGCKYQAEIPERLAEGESDNRNQQKMEMKVWDPDNPLTDRQIDQFLVVARAVGTFARALDCSSSIRQPSLHMSAAAASRDITLFHAMDTLQRNGYDLARAMATGLVPQGGPVLCRDEMEEWSASEAMLFEEALEKYGKDFNDIRRIFXVGCPQLPWKSLASIVQFYYMWKTTDXYIQQKRLKAAEADSKLKQVYIPTYTKPNPNQIISVGSKPGVNGAGFQKGLSCESCHTSQSPQWYAWGPPNMQCRLCASCWIYWKKYGGLKTPTQLEGVTRSASEPHSRGHLSRPEAQSLXPYTTSASRAKLLAKNRQTFLLQTTRLTRLSRRLCRDVLQPRRAARRPYAPINANAIKAECSIRLPKAAKAPLKIHPLTRLPLAAIVKELAAQAPLKPKTPRGTKTPINRNQLSQSRGLAGLGGKRGYEQVGTAALPFSANGRPLAAALRPAPPPGSKRQKLNPADAPNPVVFVATKDTRALRKALTHLELRRAARRPNLPLKVKPGLPLRPGGALAPPAPPHPASTSEPIVLED